A window from Bradysia coprophila strain Holo2 chromosome X unlocalized genomic scaffold, BU_Bcop_v1 contig_20, whole genome shotgun sequence encodes these proteins:
- the LOC119068798 gene encoding uncharacterized protein LOC119068798, whose amino-acid sequence MGNFKWIFYCGLLLLAISFKDIRVRAEVPSETECRPYIEKALHELKGSDADDVDSGEVDTPDTGPNVAENGDDSDESNEDVQNANDSNEANTEENDDDDSNETENEPAGDVAIDDESDEAAVDDSKEDDKSEESAEKADDSSETEGNADESNEDNASEENSKADDDNSNEDSEAQTDGSDEDEQKDQATNDDKTDSNNSDETEENTDKVTEPQIEAESAEDTETARAKRSVESTEDDNDSKENSQEDATDEENSKEADGSSEKDDENKSDEDKSDESKDKDDTAEDNDDSKEDKAASSDEDKGESSEDQKDSDEVVAPSDDKDDSAQSEEDAAEQKPESDEDDSKEEGKDKEEESTETEDQKDEAKSDEQSADDGSKTDADSSEENDTTEEKTTESFPEDDLLMEFEIPTNLRDRSHISELLHLDDESEEREKAVDKVSDVILKDLKRIYETAIKPLETLYKYRDLSNRHFSDPEIFSKPLVLFMGPWSGGKSTILNYLTDNEYTPFSVRTGAEPSPAYFNILMHGDEPEILDGTELAADWTFSGLQKFGGGLEDRLRGYKLPNKLLEKVNIVEIPGILEVRKQVSRLFPFNDACQWFIDRADIIFLVYDPSKLDVGPETEAILDQLKGREYQTKIILNKADQVKPEELLRVQSALIWNISPLMSSAQPPVMYTTSLWSHPYENGAPVRLLQAQERALLRDIRNAIDKRIDNKIASARRFAVRVRNHAKMVDCYLTTFYNHKTLFGNKKQIADQIIDNPQNYHIYEGLSTLTNISRYDLPDPEVYRDFFRLNNLYEFKKLSETCTYFRGCPINKLDISIAYDLPELVGKYKKLFETALTSLDTGANGKS is encoded by the exons ATGGGGAATTTTAAATGGATATTTTACTGTGGATTATTATTGCTTGCAATATCCTTTAAAG ATATTCGAGTTCGAGCCGAAGTCCCATCCGAAACAGAATGTAGGCCTTACATCGAAAAAGCTTTGCATGAGCTGAAAGGGTCAGATGCTG ATGACGTGGATAGTGGAGAAGTCGACACACCAGATACTGGTCCGAATGTAGCGGAAAATGGCGATGATAGTGACGAAAGTAATGAGGATGTGCAAAATGCAAACGATTCAAATGAAGCTAACACTGAAGAGAACGATGATGACGATTCGAATGAAACTGAAAACGAACCAGCTGGTGACGTTGCAATTGATGATGAATCGGATGAAGCTGCCGTTGATGATTCTAAAGAGGATGATAAATCGGAAGAGAGTGCAGAGAAAGCTGATGACAGTTCCGAAACGGAAGGCAATGCCGATGAAAGTAATGAAGACAATGCGTCTGAAGAAAATTCCAAAGCTGATGATGACAACTCAAACGAAGATAGCGAAGCTCAAACTGATGGAAGTGATGAAGACGAACAAAAGGACCAAGCTACTAATGATGACAAGACTGACTCAAATAACTCCGACGAAACTGAAGAAAATACAGACAAAGTTACAGAACCGCAGATAGAAGCCGAGTCTGCAGAAGATACTGAAACTGCAAGAGCTAAACGAAGTGTTGAAAGTACTGAGGATGATAACGACTCAAAAGAGAATAGCCAAGAGGACGCTACCgatgaagaaaattcaaaggAAGCAGATGGTAGCTCGGAAAAAGATGATGAGAACAAGTCTGACGAAGACAAATCCGATGAATCTAAAGATAAAGATGACACTGCTGAAGACAATGACGATAGCAAAGAGGATAAGGCTGCTTCTAGCGATGAAGACAAAGGAGAGAGCTCCGAAGATCAAAAGGATTCTGACGAAGTAGTCGCCCCGTCTGATGATAAGGATGATTCTGCGCAAAGTGAAGAGGATGCTGCAGAGCAAAAGCCAGAGAGTGACGAAGACGACTCGAAGGAAGAAGGCAAAgacaaagaagaagaaagtaCAGAAACCGAGGATCAAAAGGATGAAGCTAAATCTGATGAACAGTCCGCCGATGATGGAAGCAAAACTGACGCAGACAGTTCAGAAGAAAATGATACAACTGAAGAAAAGACTACCGAATCCTTCCCCGAAGACGATTTACTTATG GAATTCGAGATCCCCACCAATTTACGCGACAGATCGCACATTTCTGAGTTGCTGCATTTAGATGATGAATCTGAGGAACGTGAAAAGGCTGTGGACAAGGTGTCTGACGTCATTTTGAAAGATCTTAAGCGTATCTATGAAACTGCTATCAAACCACTTGAAACTCTTTACAAGTACAGGGATCTGAGTAACAGACACTTTAGTGATCcggaaatattttccaaaccCTTGGTATTGTTTATGGGTCCG TGGAGCGGTGGTAAATCCACCATTCTCAACTACTTGACGGACAACGAGTACACACCattttctgtaagaacag GTGCTGAACCTTCTCCCGCATATTTCAATATCTTAATGCATGGTGACGAGCCGGAGATTTTAGACGGCACAGAATTGGCAGCTGATTGGACTTTCTCCGGCCTTCAGAAATTTGGAGGCGGTTTGGAAGACCGTTTACGCGGCTATAAATTGCCAAATAAATTGCTTGAAAAG GTAAACATTGTGGAAATCCCCGGAATATTGGAAGTAAGGAAGCAAGTGTCCCGTCTCTTTCCATTTAATGATGCCTGTCAATGGTTCATTGACAGAGCTGACATCATCTTCTTAGTATATGATCCGTCGAAGCTGGACGTTGGGCCAGAAACTGAAGCTATTCTGGACCAACTGAAAGGTCGTGAAtatcaaacgaaaatcattttgaacaAAGCCGATCAGGTGAAACCAGAAGAGCTGTTACGCGTACAGAGTGCTTTAATTTGGAATATATCACCGTTAATGTCATCGGCTCAACCGCCAGTTATGTACACAACGTCATTGTGGTCACATCCGTACGAAAATGGTGCACCAGTGAGACTATTGCAAGCCCAGGAACGTGCTCTGCTGAGAGACATTCGTAATGCTATCGACAAACGAATTGACAATAAAATAGCTAGTGCGCGTCGTTTCGCT gTTCGCGTACGAAATCATGCCAAAATGGTTGATTGCTATCTCACCACGTTCTACAATCACAAGACCCTGTTCGGCAACAAGAAGCAAATTGCCGATCAAATTATCGACAATCCACAAAACTATCACATTTACGAAGGATTATCGACTTTAACGAACATTTCCCGATACGATTTACCGGATCCGGAAGTCTATCGTGACTTCTTCCGGTTGAATAATTTGTATGAATTTAAGAAACTTTCTGAGACGTGTACCTACTTCCGTGGATGTCCAATCAACAAATTAGACATTTCGATCGCGTACGATCTGCCCGAACTGGTTGGAAAATATAAGAAGCTTTTCGAAACAGCGCTAACATCATTAGACACAGGTGCTAATGGGAAAAGTTAA